The Paramormyrops kingsleyae isolate MSU_618 unplaced genomic scaffold, PKINGS_0.4 ups310, whole genome shotgun sequence nucleotide sequence tgctgctcactggtgagttgtgctatttttagaacaggtctgcgggcaactcatgtggtccttgggagcaggcaccatgttggtgacacCTGGGCTAGAGTGTGTCCTCTTACCACTGGACATGGCAACAAGCCTGTGTATCACTAGTAGATAATTAGGTGAAATTGCTAACTACCTTAGAAATGCTTGATGTAAGGTTACCAGTGACATAGAGTTTTGTCATTTTCCATTGTGGGTGGATTGATTCAGAGCAAGCAAAACAGCAGTTCCCTTTCCCCAGTTTTTCTGCTGGATTTTTAAATAAGCAGAGACCATTAATAAATCTTGATTATTATGATATTTGCCTTCAACCTTTCCATGAGCAGTTCTGTTTTGCCACCTGCCTGCCATGCGCCTTCTTCTGCGACATCACAGTCCTTGGAGCAttgtttcagttttaaatgcacacacacaaatatgggTGAAGGTCATATAGCAGAATATGGTTAACGTGGGAGTCATTCCACAGGTCTGCCAGCCTAGTCGCTATGGATATCTCCAATGGAAAGTTTGAAAAGCCTTAAAAACTGATTATACCAATGGTTTACATTTACAAATTTAGCTTTTGTTCTTAGGGATTTACAGGTGGGCAGCACGGtggtgctgctgcctcacagcaagaacaTCCTGGGTTCGATCCCAGGGTCGGGCGTAGGTCCCTTCTGTGTGGAGAtcacatgctctccctgtgttcacATGGGTTTCCgctgggggctccggtttcctcccacggtccaaaagtgtgcagagCAGGTTGGTTGGCTAGTCTAAATTGgtcctgtgtgtgcgtgcgtgtgcacgCCCTGCGGAGTGTTGGCAtttgcccagggttggttcccgcctgtgcCCCTTGTTCCTAGAATAGGCTCCAGGTGACCCCCAattgggattaagcagttatGGTGATCAGAGCGCAGAATGAGACCGTATCCATGCAGAAATTTGAATCGAGGGCCTTCTGCAGAAAAAGCCTaagggtgacatcactctgccagccatgggaccagaaaccttctgatcacaggtactAAATCGCCAATCTATACACCAGCATAACAGCCCATGATTATGAGATTATGCTTCATGTGCTCCTACAAGCATTTCTTCTAGCTTAATTTCTTGTTTGTGCTGCAGCCCAATAAAGTTAGATAGAGCCGCATGCTGGTAATTTATGCTCCACTTGCTGCATGGATGATGCTATTCTTCCACTTTTTCCCTCATCAGTGATTCTCTCTAAAAAAAACTACCCAAAATATTCTTCTCCCTACTGAGCTCCATATGCTTTTAAGTCACATATTCAAACTGTAAATCTGGAAAAGTGTTTACACTGAATGAGCTTCAGTTAAAAGACCAGTACACCATCTaggacaggggtgtcaaactccattcCTGGAGGTCCAGAGCCCTgagtagcttagttctttccctgttccacaaCAAATGATTCAGGTCAAGAGCTGTGtgataattagcacaaggagttgagtcaggtgtgttaaatgagtggaaacccaaaaatgtgcagggctccggccctcgaggactggagtttgacatctCTGATCTAGGAGGATCTGAGAGGATCAGAGAAGGACAGAGGTACCTGCTCGCAGCCTCCCATGGGATGAAATTACTACTACTGGTATTACTGCCAGTCAGATACAGCCACACAAAAAGCAGGGACAGGCGCATGGATAAGCACATgcccacacacatgtaaaatacacacacatccatgtTCACGAACAACATGTGTCAGAGTAACAAGGGTCTACTACATCAAGCCATTTTGGACACTCGGAACCTAAATGCCCAGTGACTGCCAGGGGCAGCATCACCTGTACAGGTGACCAGCAGTGATGATGGACTAAGGAATGGCTGCACAAAGAATGAGCCACAGACACAGCTTCCCAGGCTGGGGGGTCCCAGTGTGTTTAATGGACAATACAGGCTCTGTACACAGAGGCGTGCCCCCACTCCAGCCAGCCTCCCATCAGCGCTTGCCCTGCTGTTGCTGCTTCTTCAGGTGAAGCTGGTAGCACTGCTCGCAGGCGATGGACAGCCCCACTACCAGTGACACAAACTCTTCAAAGTTCACCTCCCCATCGCAATTGGCATCCAGGTCCTTCATGATCTTGTCCACGGCAGCGGGGTCTTTTTGGGACTGGAGGAGTAGAGTGTTTGAGAGCAACTCAGTGCTGGCAGGACATTTCAGGCATGATGCACAGTGTACTGATGTGGAAATTGGGCCTCAGTGCACTGCATTGTCCCCTGGGTTCCATATTGCAATGACCCAGGGTCACCACAAGGGGAAGTGTCACAGGAAAAGTGCAGTATTTCAAAACATGTGGTGTGTGGCCAAAGACAGGAACCGGCCAAGACCAAGCGAGAACTCACCTTGAGGAACCCTGCCAGCTCGTTCTCCATAAGCGACCTGAGCTCCCGCTTGGACAGGGTGTTGCTATCCCCTTCCTTGGAGGCATACCGGTGGAACACTGTGATGAGTGACTCCATGGCCCTTTCCAGTTCAGATGGCATGGCTGCAGACTGTGACCAAACTGCGAGAGAAGACTAGTGATCACTAAAACACCTGGGGACAGTGAGACCCTCGCCATTCCATAATCATGTTATGTTCCATAATCACCAAACTCACCGTTAATACTCCAATATAGCAAGTACCTATGCACCATACTTACACCAAGTTACCACTTAGTTCACTTTTAatcacaattttattttataaattgtGGCTTAGTTATTGCTGAAATTCCCAGGAGGGGAATTTCCCCCTTTATGGTTCCTCCCCAGGTTTCTTTCCGTTAGGGAGTTTTTTCCTTGCCACTATTTCCTCTGGCtggctcactgggggctttgggcagggacaatgcaatattgtgaaaatgtgctatacaaaagtAAATTGAATTGGAACTGAATAAACCACTACACAAGCACGCTTTTGGATTTGCGATGGGTTGGCTCTCCAcccttctgggataggctcaggACCCCCACAACACTGCATAGAACAaccaggtatagaaaatggatggatggatgatggatggatggatggatggatggaaatttatGACAGGCAGGTTGCAGACACAGGCAATGGACTTGGATGGACTCTGGAATATTTTTTTGAATCCATAGTGTTCGAGTCCTTGTCCTAAACAGAGTAAAAATTCACCAGAGTGCATGACAAGACCCAGTCCATTCATATACATGAATACGAGACTGGACTCGAGTACCACAACCTATtactggtactgtatgtgtttttgccattttggtGTTACTGTGACACTAATGTTCTGCATAAAGCACATAAATCAACAATGATAAATTAATTTAACAATGCCAACAACGcactgtcatttttattaatatataaattgcttattattgttattattaatacatttttattttattaataatatattagcCAAGGAACCTGGACTGGTTACGTTGTTGGAAGACTGATGTATGGATGATTGCTTaacttcttttttcttttggtttttaatgttaaaaaattTATGCCGTGTAATAAGCATTTTCTTAACTTTTCTTATCAGGTCTCTTAACGCGCATATCGATGACAAGATATACTATTTTGTAtagtacagacacacaggaaTGCAAACAGAGATATACCAACAGGCACACATCAGCCTGGGTCACACCCTGTATTACTGGGAGCGGCCGCTGTGAGAAGACGGCATGTAGGGTATTTTTTAAAGAACTTTTTAATAGGACACAAGTCAAATATAACGTTCGCGATTTTCACCTCATCCTTGGTTATGTCTTGGCTAAGATATACACCAGTAAAATAACAcgcatatttacattttaatgttatCGTCAAAACAAGCAAGTCATTTAAAGACAAAACCCAGAAATTTGTCTACGAAGCAGTTCTACAATTTAAGAAATGTAGCTACAGTACTGCAATGCTACGTGTTAAAAATGGTAAGACGACTTCAGACTGAGAGGTAGAGACACACAGGTCGATCTGAAATGAACAGATACATCACCTGAGTGTGTTCATTTTAATTCAACAAAAACACCcttaagtcccccccccccccttctttcaCACGTAAACGAGGACCGTAGGATATATAAGTTACTTATTGCCAGGCAAAAATACAATAATCAGGATAGGTAAAGCAAGATCCACCTATTGCTACAAGAACGGCATCGCTGAAGTTTGAGTTAAGTATCGATAGAGTGTCTACATAAAATTGAAAAGCAATATAATAAAAAGCAGAGAAGTATAATAGCATACATAATATACTTGTCTTACCAGAGAAAAGTTAAAACGTTGCAGCAGCGAGGAGATGAACTGCGCAAAAGTTGTAACATCCTGGGGCGGGTATTTATAGGCGGACACCGCCCTGTCTCAGCTTAGTGAGTAAGAGAAAGGGGTTGAGCAAGACCCCGCTGATGTCATCGACGCCTACCTCATGGGTGGATGTTAACTGTGTACTTACAGTAGGCTCTCATTCTACAGGACTTCAGAGTCAAACTAAAGTTCAGAGAAAGTCCAAGACATCGACACAATTGTGCTCAGAGCCCAATCAATAAGTCTGTTCTCTGTCCAGCTTTGTTTGACGCATCTAGttgctttttatttgtttctgtgGCGCAGCCATATAAAGGCTCATTGTGCATTGTGTTTCTCAAATAACTGCAGTGATGAGTGCTTAGATAAAAAAATTTGAGACGCTGGTTTATATTTGCTCCGGGCACCTGGTGAACTATGACTTAGCTGTAACTTGCCTGAAAATGCCTGCTTGATCATGTACTGGAGACCGTATACCAATTTATTCTCTGGACGCGCCAGATAACCATGTCTCT carries:
- the LOC140587526 gene encoding protein S100-A1-like gives rise to the protein MPSELERAMESLITVFHRYASKEGDSNTLSKRELRSLMENELAGFLKSQKDPAAVDKIMKDLDANCDGEVNFEEFVSLVVGLSIACEQCYQLHLKKQQQQGKR